A genome region from Stenotrophomonas maltophilia includes the following:
- the hemF gene encoding oxygen-dependent coproporphyrinogen oxidase, which translates to MNEFERVRAYLTDLQDRICAAIEAADGQARFQEDLWQRAEGGGGRTRVLRDGVVFEQAGIGFSDVSGSRLPPSASANRPELAGASWRATGVSLVFHPLNPYVPTTHANVRFFQAQRDGEVVASWFGGGFDLTPFYPFDEDVQHWHRVARDLCAPFGDERYAAHKRWCDEYFFLRHRNETRGVGGLFFDDLHGDFERDFDYLRAVGDGFLDAYLPIVQQRKDTAHGEREREFQLYRRGRYVEFNLVYDRGTLFGLQSGGRSESILMSLPPRVRWEYGFTPEAGSAEARLADYLVPRDWL; encoded by the coding sequence ATGAACGAATTCGAGCGCGTGCGCGCCTACCTCACCGACCTGCAGGACCGCATCTGTGCGGCGATAGAGGCCGCCGATGGCCAGGCCCGCTTCCAGGAAGACCTGTGGCAGCGTGCCGAGGGCGGTGGTGGGCGCACCCGTGTGCTGCGCGACGGCGTGGTGTTCGAGCAGGCCGGTATCGGCTTTTCCGATGTGTCCGGCAGCCGCCTGCCGCCGTCGGCCTCGGCCAACCGCCCGGAACTGGCCGGCGCCTCCTGGCGCGCCACCGGCGTGTCGCTGGTGTTCCACCCGCTCAACCCCTACGTGCCGACCACCCATGCCAACGTGCGCTTCTTCCAGGCGCAGCGCGACGGTGAAGTGGTGGCCAGCTGGTTCGGCGGCGGCTTCGACCTGACCCCGTTCTATCCGTTCGACGAGGACGTGCAGCACTGGCACCGGGTCGCACGCGATCTGTGCGCGCCGTTCGGCGACGAACGCTATGCCGCGCACAAGCGCTGGTGTGATGAGTACTTCTTCCTGCGCCACCGCAATGAAACACGTGGCGTCGGCGGGCTGTTCTTCGACGACCTGCACGGCGACTTCGAACGCGATTTCGATTACCTGCGGGCGGTCGGTGATGGCTTCCTCGATGCCTACCTGCCGATCGTGCAGCAGCGCAAGGACACCGCCCATGGCGAGCGCGAGCGCGAGTTCCAGCTGTACCGCCGCGGCCGCTATGTGGAGTTCAACCTGGTGTACGACCGCGGCACGCTGTTCGGCCTGCAGAGCGGTGGCCGCAGCGAGAGCATCCTGATGAGCCTGCCGCCGCGGGTGCGCTGGGAATACGGCTTCACCCCGGAAGCGGGCAGCGCCGAGGCGCGCCTGGCCGACTACCTGGTGCCGCGCGACTGGCTCTGA
- a CDS encoding universal stress protein encodes MYKRILIATDGSELADKGLAKGLELAKDLNAEVDIVTVSEPWAVGMYDAMGWSVGYMNSPEYKADREEGAQKVLQPALAKAAEQGITANPIHVLDRYAADGIIETAGERNSDLIVMTSHGRRGVTRVLLGSQTAEVLARSTLPVLVIR; translated from the coding sequence ATGTACAAGCGCATCCTGATTGCCACCGACGGGTCCGAGCTGGCCGACAAAGGCCTGGCCAAGGGCCTGGAGCTGGCCAAGGACCTCAATGCCGAGGTCGATATCGTGACCGTTTCCGAGCCGTGGGCCGTCGGCATGTACGACGCCATGGGCTGGAGCGTGGGCTACATGAACAGCCCGGAGTACAAGGCCGACCGCGAGGAAGGCGCGCAGAAGGTCCTTCAGCCCGCGCTGGCCAAGGCGGCCGAGCAGGGCATTACCGCCAACCCGATACACGTGCTGGACCGCTATGCGGCCGATGGCATCATCGAGACGGCGGGCGAGCGCAACAGCGATCTGATCGTGATGACCTCGCATGGCCGTCGCGGCGTGACCCGCGTGCTGCTGGGCAGCCAGACCGCGGAAGTGCTGGCGCGCAGCACGCTGCCGGTGCTGGTCATCCGCTGA
- a CDS encoding DUF421 domain-containing protein → MPDLFALAMPWWEFILRAVVVYVVVLGMVRLSGKRPLGQITPFDVLLVVLLGNAVQNALLGTDTSLGGGLLLAATLILLNYGVGWVSTRSRRIERLVEGEPVVIARDGRLFDAVLRREQVTRADFEAAMRQQGCLGVEDVELALLEINGHITIIPRKST, encoded by the coding sequence ATGCCCGATCTGTTCGCACTGGCGATGCCGTGGTGGGAATTCATCCTGCGCGCGGTGGTGGTGTATGTCGTGGTGCTGGGCATGGTCCGGCTCAGCGGCAAGCGCCCGCTGGGGCAGATCACCCCGTTCGACGTGCTGCTGGTGGTGCTGCTGGGCAATGCGGTGCAGAACGCGCTGCTGGGCACCGACACCTCGCTGGGCGGCGGCCTGCTGCTGGCGGCGACGCTGATCCTGCTCAACTACGGAGTGGGCTGGGTGAGCACCCGCAGCCGCCGTATCGAGCGCCTGGTCGAGGGCGAACCGGTGGTGATCGCGCGCGATGGGCGCCTGTTCGACGCCGTTCTGCGCCGTGAGCAGGTCACCCGTGCGGATTTCGAGGCCGCCATGCGCCAGCAGGGCTGCCTGGGCGTGGAGGATGTGGAGCTGGCCCTGCTGGAGATCAACGGGCACATCACCATCATCCCCCGGAAGAGCACCTGA
- a CDS encoding DUF2782 domain-containing protein, whose protein sequence is MKTLMLASLLLLAGCASMGGAGAPPVDVKGADVSKRTMDNGDVIEEYRVSGQLRMVKVTPSRGAPFYMYDKNGDGRFDNDKDGVSPVYWKLYSW, encoded by the coding sequence ATGAAGACCCTGATGCTGGCTTCCCTGCTCCTGCTCGCTGGCTGCGCCAGCATGGGTGGCGCAGGTGCTCCCCCGGTGGACGTCAAGGGCGCCGATGTCTCCAAGCGCACCATGGACAACGGCGATGTCATCGAGGAATACCGCGTGTCCGGCCAGCTGCGCATGGTCAAGGTGACCCCGTCGCGCGGTGCTCCGTTCTACATGTACGACAAGAACGGCGACGGCCGTTTCGACAACGACAAGGACGGCGTCTCGCCGGTGTACTGGAAGCTGTACAGCTGGTGA
- a CDS encoding FAD/NAD(P)-binding protein, protein MAYNRRMTDSPRNGELDLAIIGGGAAGVLVAIQVLRQAQAPLALAIFEPASQLAQGIAYATPWPEHLLNVPAAKMSAFADQPGDFLDYLMAANAYPGEAREVLGERYVCRHYFAAYLQQRLQEAAAASPAQLQVIVQPVLGLQPDDHGYQLALGDGQTLHAAQAVLATGNSMRPLPVAGAEALPADDVIEAWDYDGIRTLAGEQAVAIVGSGLSMADTVLALVAAGHTGPLHVISRHGLLPLPHAHGGLPSFDPAALLPMSLRQRLRALRGFARQAQADGLPWQGVMDRIRPHGQALWCSLDAADQRRFLRHVVRYWDVHRHRIAEEVDAQLQALIESGQLRIHRSRLQRVGREGDALRLSGRDANGNEQHWTIGGVINATGVETRASALRNPLLQQLQADGLARPGPHGLGLDSTVPGDRLCAAGGQPQARLGVLGSLRIGSLWESLAVPELRQQAQALATEVVAGAATAMP, encoded by the coding sequence ATGGCCTACAATCGGCGCATGACTGATTCACCGCGTAATGGCGAACTGGACCTGGCAATCATCGGTGGTGGTGCGGCCGGGGTGCTGGTGGCGATCCAGGTGTTGCGCCAGGCCCAGGCGCCGCTGGCGCTGGCCATCTTCGAACCGGCTTCGCAGCTGGCGCAGGGCATCGCCTATGCCACGCCGTGGCCGGAGCACCTGCTGAACGTGCCGGCGGCGAAGATGAGTGCGTTTGCCGACCAGCCCGGCGATTTCCTCGACTACCTGATGGCCGCCAACGCCTACCCGGGCGAGGCGCGCGAGGTGCTGGGCGAGCGTTACGTGTGCCGCCACTACTTTGCAGCGTACCTGCAGCAGCGCCTGCAGGAGGCCGCCGCGGCCAGCCCGGCACAGCTGCAGGTGATCGTGCAGCCGGTACTGGGCCTGCAGCCGGATGACCACGGCTACCAGCTGGCACTCGGCGATGGCCAGACGCTGCACGCCGCACAGGCAGTGCTCGCCACCGGCAACAGCATGCGGCCGCTGCCGGTAGCCGGTGCCGAGGCACTGCCCGCCGATGACGTGATCGAGGCCTGGGACTACGACGGCATACGCACCCTGGCCGGTGAGCAGGCCGTGGCCATCGTCGGCTCCGGCCTGAGCATGGCTGACACCGTGCTGGCATTGGTCGCTGCCGGCCACACCGGCCCGCTGCACGTGATCTCGCGCCATGGGCTGCTGCCGTTGCCGCATGCGCATGGCGGCCTGCCCTCGTTCGACCCGGCTGCGCTGCTGCCGATGAGCCTGCGCCAGCGCCTGCGCGCGTTGCGCGGGTTCGCGCGCCAGGCGCAGGCCGATGGTCTGCCGTGGCAGGGGGTGATGGACCGCATCCGTCCGCACGGGCAGGCACTGTGGTGCAGCCTCGACGCGGCCGACCAGCGCCGCTTCCTGCGCCATGTGGTGCGCTACTGGGACGTGCATCGCCACCGCATCGCCGAAGAGGTCGACGCACAGCTGCAGGCGCTGATCGAAAGCGGCCAACTGCGCATTCACCGGTCCCGCCTGCAACGCGTCGGCCGCGAAGGCGATGCCCTGCGGCTGTCTGGCCGCGATGCCAACGGCAATGAACAGCACTGGACGATCGGCGGCGTGATCAACGCCACCGGCGTGGAGACCCGCGCCAGCGCGTTGCGCAATCCCTTGCTGCAGCAGCTGCAGGCAGATGGACTGGCCCGTCCCGGTCCGCATGGGCTGGGTCTGGACAGCACGGTGCCGGGCGACCGCCTGTGCGCCGCCGGTGGCCAGCCGCAGGCGCGGCTGGGCGTGCTCGGCAGCCTGCGCATCGGCAGCCTGTGGGAAAGCCTGGCGGTGCCTGAACTGCGTCAGCAGGCGCAGGCGCTTGCCACCGAAGTGGTCGCAGGAGCCGCGACGGCGATGCCGTAA
- the rpmG gene encoding 50S ribosomal protein L33, with product MMAGKRDKVRMISSAGTGHFYTTDKNKKNTPGKMEFLKYDPVVRKHVLYKEGKIK from the coding sequence ATCATGGCAGGCAAGCGCGATAAGGTCCGTATGATTTCCTCGGCCGGTACCGGCCACTTCTACACGACCGACAAGAACAAGAAGAACACCCCGGGGAAGATGGAATTCCTGAAGTACGATCCGGTCGTGCGCAAGCACGTCCTGTACAAGGAAGGCAAGATCAAGTAA
- the cls gene encoding cardiolipin synthase — protein sequence MLFEWLLGSYLLLIDWLIRLVALCWIPTRTTPGAARSWLLLVGFVPLLGLPLYLLFGHPWLSRERIRRQAEASQVIREEQALQHRLRWTPQPDTASAEIVPLVQRQGDFMPVHGNAVDLLTDYDESLHTLIADIDQAEDRVHLLYYLMFDDAVGEAIVEALQRAAARGVQCRVLLDAVGAKRGLRAYRIRLEARDIEVRAMLPGGLRWRRSGRMDLRNHRKIAVIDNEVAYVGSQNLAGPQFVPGHPNRELVARVRGPAVAHLEAVFASDWYMETGQRLDVIADVPECSDDIATQLLPSGPAYPYSNARDAVAALIHLARRRLVMVTPYFVPDEATLSALRIAALSGVEVQLILSASNNQRLTSWAQEAYYDELLRCGVRIALYEPQFLHAKHMSVDEDIAVLGSINMDIRSFALNAEIGLICYDRALVQQLCAIEDGYLRESRQLDLQQWRSRPTWRRSREGIARLADALM from the coding sequence ATGCTGTTCGAGTGGTTGCTGGGTTCGTATCTGCTGCTGATCGACTGGCTGATCCGGCTGGTCGCGCTGTGCTGGATTCCCACCCGCACCACGCCGGGGGCGGCGCGCAGCTGGCTGCTGCTGGTCGGCTTCGTGCCGCTGCTGGGCCTGCCGCTGTACCTGCTGTTCGGCCACCCGTGGCTGTCGCGCGAGCGCATCCGCCGCCAGGCCGAAGCCTCGCAGGTGATCCGCGAGGAACAGGCGCTGCAGCACCGCCTGCGCTGGACCCCGCAGCCGGACACCGCCAGCGCCGAGATCGTGCCGCTGGTGCAGCGTCAGGGCGATTTCATGCCGGTGCACGGCAATGCGGTCGATCTGCTGACCGACTACGACGAATCGCTGCACACGCTCATCGCCGACATCGACCAGGCCGAAGACCGCGTGCACCTGCTGTACTACCTGATGTTCGACGATGCGGTGGGCGAGGCCATCGTCGAGGCATTGCAGCGCGCTGCCGCGCGTGGCGTGCAGTGCCGCGTGCTGCTCGATGCGGTGGGCGCCAAGCGCGGTCTGCGCGCCTACCGCATCCGCCTGGAAGCGCGCGACATCGAAGTGCGCGCGATGCTGCCCGGTGGCCTGCGCTGGCGCCGCAGCGGGCGCATGGACCTGCGCAACCACCGCAAGATCGCGGTGATCGACAACGAAGTGGCCTATGTCGGTTCGCAGAACCTGGCCGGCCCGCAGTTCGTGCCCGGCCACCCGAACCGCGAGCTGGTGGCGCGCGTGCGTGGCCCGGCGGTGGCGCATCTGGAAGCGGTGTTCGCCAGCGACTGGTACATGGAAACCGGCCAGCGCCTGGACGTGATTGCCGATGTGCCCGAGTGCAGCGACGACATCGCCACCCAGCTGCTGCCCAGTGGCCCGGCCTACCCGTACAGCAACGCGCGCGATGCGGTGGCGGCGCTGATCCACCTGGCACGGCGACGGCTGGTGATGGTCACGCCGTACTTCGTGCCCGACGAGGCCACGCTGAGCGCGCTGCGCATTGCCGCGTTGTCCGGCGTGGAGGTGCAGCTGATCCTGTCGGCCAGCAACAACCAGCGGCTGACCTCGTGGGCACAGGAGGCCTACTACGACGAGCTGCTGCGCTGTGGCGTACGCATCGCGTTGTACGAGCCGCAGTTCCTGCATGCCAAGCACATGAGCGTGGACGAGGACATCGCCGTACTCGGTTCGATCAACATGGATATCCGCTCGTTTGCGCTGAATGCCGAAATCGGCCTGATCTGCTACGACCGCGCGCTGGTGCAGCAGCTGTGCGCGATCGAGGATGGCTACCTGCGCGAGTCGCGGCAGCTGGACCTGCAGCAGTGGCGCAGCCGTCCCACGTGGCGGCGCAGCCGCGAAGGCATCGCACGGCTGGCCGATGCGTTGATGTGA
- the uvrD gene encoding DNA helicase II has translation MDVSHLLDGLNPAQREAVSAPPGHHLVLAGAGSGKTRVLTHRIAWLHEVDGVPTHGIFAVTFTNKAAGEMRHRIDAQLPNGSRGMWIGTFHGLANRLLRLHWQDAKLPEGFQVMDSDDQLRLVKRVVQALELDDGKYPAKQIAWWINAQKDEGRRPQHIQPEPHDAWLETMRQAYIEYQARCDRAGLVDFAELLLRAHELLRDNPALLSHYRARFREILVDEFQDTNAIQYAFVRVLAGHEGHVFVVGDDDQAIYGWRGAKVENVQGFLRDFPGAQTIRLEQNYRSTANILGAANAVIAHNPDRIGKQLWTDSGDGEPIDLYAAYNEMDEARYIVERARQWVRDGGSYTEVAVLYRSNAQSRALEEALLSEQVPYRVYGGMRFFERAEIKDALAYLRLLSNRNDDAAFERAVNTPTRGIGDRTLDEVRREARAQGISLWEATMLVTQGNALAARARNALAGFLGLVNELQAQTVHMTLAERVDHVLARSQLREHWSKESRNALDSESRTDNLDELVSVASRFVRRADDIEEVGEDMDELVAFLAYAALEAGEGQAQAGEDGVQLMTLHSAKGLEFPLVFLAGLEEGLFPSARSLEESGRLEEERRLAYVGITRARQKLVLSYAESRRIHGQDNYSLPSRFLREIPRELLHEVRPKVQVSRPASMGASRVMGHASIEAPPVKLGALVTHPKFGEGMVTDYEGSGAHARVQVEFADAGSKWLVMAYANLTVI, from the coding sequence ATGGATGTCTCCCACCTGCTTGATGGCCTGAACCCGGCCCAGCGCGAAGCCGTCTCCGCTCCCCCCGGCCACCACCTGGTGCTGGCCGGTGCCGGTTCCGGCAAGACCCGCGTACTCACCCACCGCATCGCCTGGCTGCATGAAGTCGACGGCGTGCCGACCCACGGCATCTTCGCGGTGACCTTCACCAACAAGGCGGCCGGCGAAATGCGCCACCGCATCGACGCCCAGCTGCCCAATGGCAGCCGCGGCATGTGGATCGGTACCTTCCACGGCCTGGCCAACCGCCTGCTGCGCCTGCACTGGCAGGACGCCAAGCTGCCCGAAGGCTTCCAGGTGATGGATTCGGATGACCAGCTGCGGCTGGTCAAGCGCGTGGTGCAGGCGCTGGAGCTGGACGACGGCAAGTACCCGGCCAAGCAGATCGCGTGGTGGATCAACGCGCAGAAGGACGAAGGCCGCCGCCCGCAGCACATCCAGCCCGAACCGCACGATGCGTGGCTGGAAACCATGCGCCAGGCCTACATCGAATACCAGGCGCGCTGCGACCGCGCCGGCCTGGTCGACTTCGCCGAGCTGCTGCTGCGCGCGCATGAACTGCTGCGTGACAACCCGGCGCTGCTGTCGCACTACCGCGCCCGCTTCCGCGAAATCCTGGTGGACGAATTCCAGGACACCAACGCCATCCAGTACGCCTTCGTGCGCGTGCTGGCCGGGCATGAAGGCCACGTGTTCGTGGTCGGCGATGATGACCAGGCCATCTATGGCTGGCGCGGCGCCAAGGTCGAGAACGTGCAGGGTTTCCTGCGCGATTTCCCGGGGGCGCAGACCATCCGCCTGGAACAGAACTACCGCTCCACCGCCAACATCCTCGGTGCCGCCAATGCGGTGATCGCGCACAACCCCGACCGCATCGGCAAGCAGCTGTGGACCGACAGCGGCGACGGCGAACCGATCGACCTGTACGCCGCTTACAACGAAATGGACGAGGCGCGCTACATCGTCGAGCGTGCGCGCCAGTGGGTGCGCGACGGTGGCAGCTACACCGAAGTGGCCGTGCTCTACCGCAGCAACGCGCAGTCGCGCGCGCTGGAAGAAGCGCTGCTGAGCGAACAGGTGCCGTACCGCGTGTACGGCGGCATGCGCTTCTTCGAGCGTGCCGAAATCAAGGACGCGCTGGCCTACCTGCGCCTGCTGTCCAACCGCAACGATGACGCGGCGTTCGAGCGCGCGGTCAACACGCCCACCCGTGGCATCGGCGACCGCACGCTGGACGAAGTGCGCCGCGAGGCGCGCGCACAGGGCATCTCGTTGTGGGAAGCGACCATGCTGGTCACCCAGGGCAACGCGCTGGCCGCACGCGCGCGCAATGCGCTGGCCGGCTTCCTGGGGCTGGTCAACGAGCTGCAGGCCCAGACCGTGCACATGACGCTGGCCGAGCGCGTGGACCACGTGCTGGCCCGCTCGCAGCTGCGCGAGCACTGGAGCAAGGAAAGCCGCAACGCGCTGGACTCGGAATCGCGCACCGACAACCTCGACGAACTGGTCTCGGTGGCGTCGCGCTTCGTGCGCCGCGCCGACGACATCGAGGAAGTGGGCGAGGACATGGACGAGCTGGTCGCGTTCCTGGCCTATGCCGCACTCGAGGCCGGTGAGGGCCAGGCGCAGGCGGGCGAGGACGGCGTGCAGCTGATGACCCTGCACTCGGCCAAGGGCCTGGAATTCCCGCTGGTGTTCCTGGCCGGCCTGGAAGAAGGCCTGTTCCCCAGCGCACGTTCGCTGGAGGAAAGCGGGCGGCTGGAAGAAGAGCGCCGCCTGGCCTACGTGGGCATCACCCGCGCGCGCCAGAAGCTGGTGCTGAGCTATGCCGAATCGCGCCGCATCCACGGCCAGGACAACTACAGCCTGCCGTCGCGCTTCCTGCGCGAGATTCCGCGCGAGCTGCTGCACGAAGTGCGCCCGAAGGTGCAGGTCTCGCGGCCGGCCTCGATGGGCGCCAGCCGGGTGATGGGCCATGCCTCGATCGAGGCACCGCCGGTCAAGCTCGGTGCGCTGGTCACCCACCCCAAGTTCGGCGAAGGCATGGTGACTGACTACGAGGGCAGCGGCGCGCACGCCCGCGTCCAGGTCGAGTTCGCCGACGCCGGCAGCAAGTGGCTGGTGATGGCGTATGCGAATCTGACGGTGATCTGA
- the polA gene encoding DNA polymerase I yields MSRLVLIDGSSYLYRAFHALPPLSNAQGEPTGALFGVVNMLRSTLKERPAYVAFVVDAPGKTFRDDLYDQYKANRPPMPDELRSQVEPMCRIVEALGISILRIPGVEADDVIGTLALQGLAQDLKVTISTGDKDFAQLVRPGIELVNTMTGSRMDSDAAVMEKFGVRADQIIDLLALMGDAVDNVPGVEKCGPKTAAKWLAEYQHLDGVMAAAPTMKGKIGENLRAALERLPLNRELVTIRTDVALDASPTTLALREQDVPELTELYTRYGFTQALKELGAPLPAPAVASEATPSLRGTAAGFARGSAEVPAAGALDPALSEPGEYETVSTPGQLQAWVERLQQAELISFDTETDALDAMRARLVGVSLAVEPGKAAYIPVGHDYPGAPAQLPLQQVLDALRPVLQDPAKKKLGQHGKYDLHVLRRHGVDVQGYHDDTMLESFVLNSTATRHDMDSLALRYLGYSTIKFEDVAGKGAKQIPFSQVGIDEASRYAAEDADITLRLHHALQPQLLAEPALDSVYRDIEMPLVPVLTTIEANGVRIDTDELRRQSQDLSSRMLAAQQKATELAGRSFNLDSPKQLQAVLFDELKLPAVVKTPKGQPSTNEEALEAIADQHELPRVILDYRGLAKLRSTYTDKLPEMVNPDTGRVHTSYHQSGAATGRLSSSDPNLQNIPIRTEDGRRIRRAFIAPEGFQLLAADYSQIELRIMAHLSEDPGLVRAFEQGADVHRATAAEVFGRALEEVTPNERRAAKAINFGLMYGMSAFGLARNLGIDRGQAQDYVALYFSRYPGVRDFMERMRQQARDQGYVETLFGRRLYLNDIHARNQGLRAGAERAAINAPMQGTAADIIKRAMVDVDQWLRDSGAPARMILQVHDELVFETESSFVEELRLQVVERMSQAAKLRVPLVVDTGIGNNWDEAH; encoded by the coding sequence ATGAGCAGATTAGTCCTGATCGACGGGTCCAGTTACCTGTACCGCGCGTTCCACGCGCTGCCGCCCCTGTCCAATGCACAGGGCGAACCCACCGGCGCCCTGTTCGGCGTGGTCAACATGCTGCGCTCGACGCTGAAGGAGCGCCCGGCCTACGTAGCGTTCGTGGTCGATGCGCCCGGCAAGACCTTCCGTGACGACCTGTACGACCAGTACAAGGCCAACCGCCCACCGATGCCCGATGAGCTGCGCAGCCAGGTCGAGCCGATGTGCCGCATCGTCGAGGCGCTGGGCATCAGCATCCTGCGCATTCCCGGCGTGGAAGCCGACGATGTGATCGGTACGCTGGCCCTGCAGGGCCTGGCGCAGGACCTGAAGGTGACCATTTCCACCGGCGACAAGGACTTTGCCCAGCTGGTGCGCCCGGGCATCGAGCTGGTCAACACCATGACCGGCAGCCGCATGGATTCGGACGCGGCGGTGATGGAGAAGTTCGGCGTGCGCGCCGACCAGATCATCGACCTGCTGGCGCTGATGGGCGACGCGGTCGACAACGTGCCGGGCGTGGAGAAGTGCGGGCCGAAGACCGCCGCCAAGTGGCTGGCCGAGTACCAGCACCTGGACGGCGTGATGGCGGCCGCGCCGACCATGAAGGGCAAGATCGGCGAGAACCTGCGCGCTGCACTGGAACGGCTGCCGCTGAACCGCGAGCTGGTGACCATCCGCACCGACGTGGCGCTGGACGCCAGCCCGACCACGCTGGCCCTGCGCGAGCAGGACGTACCGGAGCTGACCGAGCTGTATACGCGTTACGGCTTCACCCAGGCGCTGAAGGAACTGGGTGCACCGCTGCCGGCACCGGCAGTGGCCAGCGAAGCCACCCCGAGCCTGCGCGGCACCGCCGCCGGCTTCGCCCGTGGCAGCGCCGAGGTGCCAGCCGCTGGCGCGCTGGATCCTGCGCTGTCCGAGCCGGGTGAATACGAGACGGTGTCGACCCCCGGGCAGCTGCAGGCCTGGGTGGAGCGCCTGCAGCAGGCCGAGCTGATCAGCTTCGATACCGAAACCGATGCGCTGGACGCGATGCGCGCGCGCCTGGTCGGCGTCAGCCTGGCGGTCGAGCCGGGCAAGGCCGCCTACATTCCGGTCGGCCACGATTACCCGGGGGCGCCGGCCCAGCTGCCGCTCCAGCAGGTGCTCGATGCCCTGCGCCCGGTGCTGCAGGACCCGGCGAAGAAGAAGCTGGGCCAGCACGGCAAGTACGACCTCCACGTGCTGCGCCGCCATGGCGTGGACGTACAGGGCTACCATGACGACACGATGCTGGAGAGCTTCGTGCTCAATTCCACCGCCACCCGCCACGACATGGATTCGCTGGCCCTGCGCTACCTGGGCTACAGCACCATCAAGTTCGAGGACGTGGCCGGCAAGGGCGCCAAGCAGATTCCGTTCTCGCAGGTGGGCATCGACGAAGCCAGCCGCTACGCCGCCGAGGACGCCGACATCACCCTGCGCCTGCACCACGCGCTGCAGCCGCAGCTGCTGGCCGAGCCAGCGCTGGACAGCGTGTACCGCGACATCGAGATGCCGCTGGTGCCGGTGCTGACCACGATCGAAGCCAACGGCGTGCGCATCGACACCGACGAACTGCGCCGGCAGAGCCAGGACCTGTCCTCGCGCATGCTGGCCGCGCAGCAGAAGGCCACCGAACTGGCTGGGCGCAGCTTCAACCTGGATTCGCCCAAGCAGCTGCAGGCGGTGCTGTTCGATGAGTTGAAGCTGCCGGCGGTGGTGAAGACCCCGAAGGGCCAGCCCAGCACCAATGAAGAGGCACTGGAGGCGATTGCTGACCAGCACGAGCTGCCGCGGGTAATCCTCGACTACCGCGGCCTGGCCAAGCTGCGCAGCACCTACACCGACAAGCTGCCGGAGATGGTCAACCCCGACACTGGCCGCGTGCACACCAGCTACCACCAGTCCGGTGCCGCCACCGGCCGCCTGTCCTCGTCGGACCCCAACCTGCAGAACATCCCGATCCGCACCGAAGATGGCCGCCGCATCCGCCGCGCGTTCATCGCCCCGGAGGGCTTCCAGCTGCTGGCCGCCGACTATTCGCAGATCGAGCTGCGGATCATGGCCCACCTGTCCGAGGACCCGGGCCTGGTGCGTGCCTTCGAGCAGGGCGCCGACGTCCACCGTGCCACCGCCGCCGAGGTGTTCGGGCGTGCGCTGGAAGAGGTGACCCCGAACGAGCGCCGCGCTGCCAAGGCGATCAACTTTGGCCTGATGTACGGCATGAGCGCCTTCGGCCTGGCCCGCAACCTGGGCATCGACCGGGGCCAGGCGCAGGACTACGTGGCGCTGTACTTCAGCCGCTACCCGGGCGTGCGCGACTTCATGGAGCGGATGCGCCAGCAGGCCCGCGACCAGGGCTATGTAGAGACCCTGTTCGGCCGCCGACTGTACCTGAACGACATTCATGCACGTAACCAGGGCCTGCGCGCCGGTGCCGAGCGTGCTGCGATCAACGCGCCGATGCAGGGCACCGCCGCCGATATCATCAAGCGCGCGATGGTGGACGTGGACCAGTGGCTGCGTGACAGCGGTGCACCGGCGCGGATGATCCTGCAGGTACACGATGAACTGGTGTTCGAAACCGAAAGCAGTTTCGTCGAGGAGTTGCGTTTGCAGGTGGTCGAGCGCATGTCGCAAGCGGCCAAACTGCGGGTGCCGCTGGTGGTCGATACCGGCATCGGCAACAACTGGGACGAAGCGCACTGA